The following are encoded in a window of bacterium genomic DNA:
- a CDS encoding DNA primase has product MIPEDKLEEIRLANDIVGVVSEYVALKRRGQNHFGLCPFHEENTPSFSVHQGRGMFRCFGCGRGGNVFGFIMEIERVSFIESVKMLAERAHIELPAYSRKEGDGPTDSELIVEANQIARDYFHTNLLNQNGEGAKRAMSYLLSRGFTDEIIRAYMIGYAPDGWDGLANRAQGSGVSTEVFVKAGLLKTGQQQGRPYDAFRDRVMFPIRNLAGRVIAFGGRRLSEPEPGEPAAKYINSPETAVYIKGRELFGLWESRNEIRREDRVILVEGYTDAISLAAAGIRCVCASLGTALTEQQARLLLRFASNVFILYDGDEAGLSAARRAADVLLSCGAQPRIIEIPGGDDPDSFVRSHGADAVWELLEQARNIVEFHIDRGKSNKVPIAQLARELVISASLIPSVIEREVFVQQIAQKTGLSMNALLSELSQLKRPQPQRSTAPRLPAWPPKGVESLLTRALMRTPEIRDEVFRHWSPDQIRDERLKKILLYLHESHAGHRYPDTTHLLSVFPESPERDFIAATDAEESDEDKRADIDRKTAIDCLRAIQVEDVRSEIEAIKLQIRKEPDNMELSRKLMELIAKEKALRSQASE; this is encoded by the coding sequence GTGATTCCGGAAGACAAGCTCGAAGAGATTCGTTTAGCCAACGATATTGTTGGGGTTGTGAGCGAGTACGTTGCTCTAAAGCGACGGGGCCAGAACCACTTCGGACTGTGCCCGTTTCACGAGGAAAACACGCCCAGTTTTTCGGTGCATCAGGGCCGTGGGATGTTTCGTTGCTTCGGTTGCGGGCGGGGAGGGAATGTGTTCGGGTTCATCATGGAGATTGAACGGGTCTCGTTCATTGAATCAGTTAAGATGCTGGCCGAACGCGCGCATATTGAGTTACCGGCCTACTCCCGGAAGGAGGGCGATGGCCCCACCGATAGCGAGCTCATCGTCGAGGCCAATCAAATCGCCCGGGATTACTTTCATACGAATCTGTTGAATCAGAACGGCGAAGGGGCAAAACGGGCGATGAGTTACTTGTTGTCGCGTGGTTTCACGGATGAGATCATCAGGGCATACATGATTGGATATGCACCGGATGGTTGGGACGGGCTGGCGAATCGCGCGCAGGGCAGCGGTGTGTCAACGGAAGTCTTTGTGAAAGCAGGCTTGCTGAAGACCGGGCAGCAGCAGGGACGTCCCTATGACGCATTTCGGGACAGGGTGATGTTTCCGATCCGGAACTTGGCGGGCCGTGTGATTGCTTTTGGCGGACGAAGACTGAGCGAACCGGAGCCCGGCGAACCGGCGGCAAAGTACATTAACTCTCCGGAAACCGCTGTTTATATCAAGGGCCGTGAATTGTTCGGCCTATGGGAGTCGCGCAATGAGATTCGCAGAGAGGACAGGGTTATTCTTGTCGAGGGTTACACTGATGCGATATCATTAGCGGCGGCGGGAATTCGTTGCGTTTGTGCCAGTTTGGGGACGGCTCTGACCGAACAACAGGCGAGGCTGCTCTTGCGGTTTGCTTCGAATGTCTTTATTCTCTATGATGGCGATGAAGCGGGGCTCAGTGCAGCACGGCGGGCGGCGGACGTCTTGCTGTCATGCGGTGCACAACCGAGAATCATTGAAATCCCGGGTGGCGATGATCCTGATTCATTCGTGCGCTCGCATGGGGCAGATGCGGTGTGGGAGCTTCTGGAACAGGCACGGAATATCGTTGAGTTTCACATCGACCGCGGCAAGTCAAACAAGGTGCCGATTGCGCAACTGGCGCGCGAGTTGGTGATTAGCGCGAGTCTGATTCCCTCCGTCATTGAGCGCGAAGTTTTTGTGCAGCAGATAGCGCAGAAGACAGGTTTATCCATGAACGCGTTGCTGTCGGAGCTTTCGCAGTTGAAACGCCCGCAGCCGCAGCGCAGCACAGCGCCGCGCTTGCCGGCATGGCCACCGAAGGGAGTAGAGTCGCTTCTGACGCGGGCATTGATGAGGACTCCTGAGATTCGCGATGAAGTTTTTCGACATTGGTCGCCGGATCAAATCCGGGACGAGAGGCTGAAGAAGATTCTGCTGTATCTTCACGAGAGTCATGCAGGTCATCGTTATCCCGACACGACTCATTTGCTGAGTGTTTTTCCTGAATCCCCCGAGCGGGACTTCATCGCGGCAACCGACGCCGAGGAATCCGATGAAGACAAGCGTGCCGACATAGACCGCAAGACCGCGATTGACTGCCTGCGGGCAATACAGGTTGAAGACGTGCGCAGCGAAATCGAAGCTATCAAGTTGCAAATTCGTAAAGAGCCGGACAACATGGAGCTGTCACGCAAGTTAATGGAACTCATTGCAAAGGAGAAGGCTCTGCGAAGTCAAGCTTCCGAATGA
- the hslV gene encoding ATP-dependent protease subunit HslV, protein MSNYHGTTILAVRRNGMCAIGGDGQLTLDDTIIKSKGKKVRKIFEEQVLVGYAGAAADALALLDIFEGKLKQHNGNLTMSALDMAKEWRMDRNLRRLEADMVVMDKQKMYLISGLGEVIEPDDNIIALGSGGSYAMSAGRALYQHTEMTAPEIVRAALAIAAEICIFTNSNLTVEELTDKA, encoded by the coding sequence ATGAGCAATTACCACGGTACAACAATTCTCGCGGTTCGCCGCAACGGGATGTGCGCCATCGGCGGCGACGGACAACTCACTCTCGACGATACGATTATCAAGAGCAAAGGCAAGAAGGTGCGCAAGATTTTCGAAGAGCAGGTTCTAGTGGGCTACGCAGGGGCCGCCGCCGACGCATTGGCTCTATTGGATATCTTTGAAGGCAAGTTGAAGCAGCACAACGGCAACTTGACGATGAGCGCGCTGGATATGGCGAAAGAATGGCGCATGGACCGAAATCTGCGGCGGTTGGAAGCGGACATGGTGGTGATGGATAAGCAGAAAATGTATCTGATTTCAGGGTTGGGCGAAGTGATCGAACCGGATGACAATATCATCGCACTCGGTTCAGGCGGCTCGTATGCAATGTCCGCCGGCCGCGCACTCTATCAGCACACAGAAATGACCGCCCCGGAAATCGTCAGAGCAGCGCTTGCGATTGCGGCGGAGATTTGTATCTTTACAAACTCCAATTTGACGGTTGAGGAACTGACGGACAAGGCCTGA
- the hslU gene encoding ATP-dependent protease ATPase subunit HslU has translation MTALNTQLQVPQLSPREIVRELDYYIIGQDAAKKAVAIALRNRWRRQQVEGELRDEIYPNNIILIGPTGVGKTELARRLANLAGAPFIKVEASKYTEVGYVGRDVESMVRDLTDLAVAKVRSENMEVAHAKLDALIEERLLDLLQPPAFEEGEEIGDEVKAERQDAWKKRRLELRDELRAGKLDDEVVEVEVNESSMPLMQIFSAQGIEEMGFNLPEAMGEGATRRKMVQASLPEARELLFEDEFDREIDMDRVVREAIRRTEALGIVFFDEIDKIVSTSDGEGGPDVSRSGVQRDILPVVEGTTVTTKYGPVKTDHILFIAAGAFSNAKPSDLIPELQGRFPIRVEMDRLGEEEFYRILTEPRNALIKQYQALLATEGVKLEFTRDALRELARTAKDVNERTEDIGARRLHTILTTLLEDILFDAAEMTKKDVKISKGFVESRLKNIVEDEDLSRFIL, from the coding sequence ATGACAGCATTAAATACACAACTGCAGGTCCCTCAGCTTTCGCCACGGGAAATCGTGAGGGAGCTGGACTACTACATCATCGGGCAAGACGCCGCAAAGAAGGCGGTAGCAATTGCCTTGCGCAACCGCTGGAGACGGCAGCAGGTCGAAGGCGAACTGCGCGATGAAATTTATCCGAACAACATCATTCTGATCGGTCCGACAGGTGTTGGCAAAACGGAGCTGGCGCGGCGACTCGCGAATCTGGCGGGAGCGCCGTTTATCAAGGTGGAAGCTTCAAAATACACAGAAGTCGGATACGTCGGTCGAGATGTTGAGTCGATGGTCCGTGACTTAACCGACCTTGCGGTGGCGAAGGTGCGCTCGGAAAATATGGAAGTCGCACATGCCAAGCTCGATGCGCTGATTGAAGAGCGCCTGCTTGATTTGCTTCAGCCGCCGGCGTTTGAAGAAGGCGAAGAAATTGGCGATGAAGTTAAGGCCGAACGACAGGACGCATGGAAGAAGAGACGGTTGGAGCTGCGGGACGAGCTGCGAGCGGGGAAGCTTGACGACGAAGTAGTAGAAGTTGAAGTGAACGAGTCCTCGATGCCGCTGATGCAGATTTTCTCGGCTCAAGGAATCGAAGAGATGGGCTTCAATCTGCCGGAGGCAATGGGGGAAGGCGCGACGCGGCGCAAAATGGTTCAGGCATCGCTGCCGGAAGCGCGCGAGCTGCTGTTCGAAGATGAGTTTGACCGTGAAATTGACATGGACAGAGTGGTGCGCGAAGCAATCCGCAGAACCGAAGCGCTCGGCATCGTATTCTTTGACGAGATTGACAAGATTGTTTCGACATCGGACGGCGAAGGCGGTCCGGATGTATCGCGATCCGGTGTGCAGCGGGATATACTTCCCGTCGTGGAAGGGACTACTGTCACAACCAAATACGGGCCGGTGAAGACGGATCATATTCTGTTTATCGCCGCGGGAGCATTTTCCAATGCGAAGCCCTCGGATTTGATTCCGGAACTGCAGGGGAGATTCCCGATACGAGTGGAGATGGATAGGCTTGGCGAGGAGGAGTTTTACAGAATTTTGACCGAGCCCAGGAACGCACTCATTAAGCAGTATCAGGCACTGTTAGCCACGGAAGGTGTGAAACTCGAGTTTACGCGGGATGCACTACGCGAACTGGCACGAACGGCGAAGGATGTAAATGAGCGCACGGAAGACATTGGAGCGCGGCGGCTGCACACGATTCTGACGACACTTTTGGAAGACATCTTGTTCGATGCAGCCGAGATGACCAAGAAGGACGTGAAAATTTCGAAAGGTTTTGTCGAGTCCCGATTGAAAAATATCGTCGAAGATGAAGACCTGTCGAGATTCATACTTTGA
- a CDS encoding T9SS type A sorting domain-containing protein — protein MIRTRQARTWVIVLTLICVASAFASSENSVAIAQKTVLNATLSRTAMSVEFDDALVSSQAATARYAFEVDQAGALLAIQGVGTPVARVLNVELGDAVASALDASALPSSIDDLVRVNEPVICRGVRLAGVGVSPVIATEDGLRAVRRVEFEVVTEGVGGANQVLLNRALPEAYASVLRRTVDNLDDLNPNIALGEPARYLVIGSTRLLNSDLANNAQYNAWLDLKRRRGYDMQIVTLSQIAQAHGDSSAGSIKNFIAATYNDQSLPPLVYGLILGDVTGAFAVSTHPMQNPEVPTESSVGDNFMFAVDGTDYISDIFHGRVSAQSVAEYAQYFRKVYLYEAQPFTDNMNWYRSMTCVAGNFADNGTYPVTPVWNMRWAREYVMEDGCITDADTFFFHDQTEDPSEWTEEIMNDINQGVCAVWYRGWGSSQCWQYPVLCNTDVESGVNVGQKFPSVWGIVCGSGNFAFGSGPCFGERWTTGLGTPTAPNGAITYVGASDLHTNTKHNNAMLAAMAQGMIIDGNRSTGALVLAGKLEVYRQYPLERADNEQVHFYGFHVFNVLGDPETPIYFCEPHDFNVNVPSTITRSTRWVNVTVTDDDTGQPVEGAVVGVRRGTGETSWTAMTNSAGQAAVPVNFAGLDLAQLTVWKHTYFMHWQDLSVATAERDPWIGNVNILDGDNLASPGESVQMTFDISNVGTQSATWTITATSLDTLTTVTNGNASTPEIVPNGMGVSTPITVQVASDVANGAVAALALTFNDGTNSITRDVRFSVSAPDPLILNLDIQDADGILSPGETANIGITIRNTGSIGANEITATVHSWDNAISFPDNSLNWTNVNVGAEVSSATTFSASLPNNVTPGRQIALRVVFALNGQPFTWKQVFLTAGVVTPSVPTGPDDYGYYAYEDIDVGYAATPTYSWTELDPEFGGSGGTPHLVRDDTHVGILLPQPFTYYGESYDSLYICSNGWVSFGLATLPEFRNWEIPSPIGPPSMVCVFFDDLIANGDSIHPNDNMQHEVFTNWNGSNRFIIEWRALNRAGLVSGVPNRDFCTFQCVLEYNASGDGSLLFLYNQIANTDATNNYASVGIQDERHLRGLGLTFANTYIPSVAPLAAGRAIRFTTTPPDAYLDADDPRDDVVPTQFAMHAAYPNPFNPATELRFDLAQNAMTTLKVYDTLGREVATLVDGNMTAGAHSVRFDAAGLASGLYFARLVSGANTAVQKIVLMK, from the coding sequence ATGATTAGAACACGCCAGGCACGGACTTGGGTAATAGTGCTAACTCTGATTTGCGTCGCGTCCGCGTTCGCGAGTTCTGAGAACTCTGTTGCGATTGCACAAAAAACTGTGTTGAATGCGACTCTTTCGCGTACTGCGATGAGCGTCGAGTTCGACGATGCGCTTGTGTCGTCCCAAGCGGCAACTGCGCGTTATGCGTTCGAAGTGGATCAGGCCGGTGCGTTGCTGGCGATTCAAGGCGTGGGTACACCGGTGGCACGAGTGCTGAACGTTGAGCTTGGTGACGCCGTTGCATCCGCTCTGGATGCAAGCGCATTGCCGAGTTCAATCGACGACCTTGTTCGCGTGAATGAGCCGGTTATCTGCCGCGGCGTTCGACTTGCAGGAGTCGGAGTTTCCCCTGTCATTGCCACGGAAGACGGGCTGCGCGCGGTGCGCCGGGTCGAGTTTGAAGTGGTAACAGAGGGAGTCGGCGGAGCCAATCAAGTGCTGCTGAACCGTGCGTTGCCGGAAGCGTATGCTTCAGTTCTAAGGCGAACGGTAGACAATCTGGACGATCTTAATCCGAATATTGCGTTGGGAGAGCCGGCGCGGTACCTTGTTATCGGCTCAACCAGATTGCTGAACAGTGATTTGGCGAACAACGCGCAGTACAACGCCTGGCTGGATCTCAAGCGCCGCCGCGGTTACGATATGCAGATCGTCACGCTGTCGCAGATCGCGCAGGCGCACGGCGATTCATCGGCCGGAAGTATCAAGAACTTTATCGCCGCGACGTACAACGATCAGTCGTTGCCGCCGCTGGTTTACGGTTTGATATTGGGCGACGTGACGGGCGCATTTGCCGTGAGCACACACCCGATGCAGAATCCGGAAGTACCGACAGAGTCGTCGGTGGGTGACAATTTCATGTTCGCGGTGGACGGAACGGACTATATCAGCGACATATTTCACGGCCGAGTATCAGCGCAATCGGTTGCCGAGTACGCACAGTATTTCCGGAAAGTTTACTTATACGAAGCTCAACCGTTCACGGACAACATGAACTGGTACAGGAGCATGACCTGTGTGGCCGGAAATTTCGCGGACAACGGGACATATCCGGTGACGCCGGTGTGGAATATGCGCTGGGCAAGAGAATATGTGATGGAAGACGGCTGCATTACGGATGCCGACACCTTCTTCTTCCATGATCAGACGGAAGATCCGAGTGAGTGGACAGAAGAAATTATGAACGATATCAATCAGGGTGTGTGCGCCGTCTGGTATCGCGGTTGGGGCAGCTCGCAATGCTGGCAATATCCCGTTCTTTGCAACACGGATGTTGAATCCGGAGTGAATGTCGGGCAGAAGTTTCCATCAGTTTGGGGCATTGTATGCGGCAGCGGCAACTTTGCCTTCGGAAGCGGACCGTGTTTCGGCGAAAGGTGGACTACCGGTCTGGGCACTCCCACAGCTCCGAACGGTGCAATCACCTACGTCGGAGCCTCGGACTTGCATACGAACACGAAGCATAACAACGCGATGCTTGCGGCAATGGCACAAGGCATGATAATCGACGGCAACCGCAGCACCGGAGCACTCGTGCTGGCCGGCAAGCTGGAAGTTTATCGTCAATATCCGCTGGAACGCGCCGACAATGAACAGGTTCACTTCTACGGTTTTCATGTGTTCAACGTGCTTGGCGATCCGGAGACTCCGATCTACTTTTGTGAGCCGCACGACTTCAATGTCAATGTTCCGTCCACAATTACCCGCAGCACCCGCTGGGTGAATGTCACTGTGACGGATGACGATACGGGACAGCCTGTTGAGGGCGCGGTGGTCGGCGTACGTCGCGGCACGGGTGAAACATCGTGGACGGCAATGACCAATTCGGCCGGACAGGCGGCGGTGCCAGTCAATTTCGCCGGACTGGATTTGGCGCAGTTGACGGTGTGGAAGCACACGTACTTCATGCATTGGCAGGATTTGAGCGTGGCGACAGCGGAACGTGATCCTTGGATTGGCAATGTTAACATCCTCGACGGCGATAATCTGGCGAGCCCGGGCGAGTCCGTGCAGATGACATTCGATATTTCGAATGTTGGAACGCAAAGCGCGACGTGGACAATCACGGCCACGTCACTCGATACATTGACGACGGTGACGAATGGAAATGCGAGCACGCCGGAGATTGTTCCCAATGGTATGGGAGTTTCGACGCCGATTACCGTTCAAGTCGCATCCGACGTCGCGAATGGTGCGGTGGCGGCTCTGGCCTTGACGTTCAACGACGGCACGAATTCCATTACCCGCGACGTGCGATTCAGCGTGTCCGCGCCGGACCCGCTGATTCTCAATTTAGATATTCAGGACGCAGATGGCATACTTTCGCCCGGAGAAACGGCAAATATCGGGATTACCATTCGCAACACCGGTTCAATCGGTGCGAATGAAATCACCGCGACTGTTCATAGTTGGGACAATGCGATTTCCTTCCCGGACAATAGCCTGAATTGGACGAATGTGAACGTAGGTGCCGAGGTTTCGAGCGCAACGACATTTTCCGCGTCTTTACCGAACAATGTCACTCCGGGGCGGCAAATCGCCTTACGGGTTGTCTTTGCACTTAACGGTCAGCCGTTCACATGGAAGCAAGTATTCCTGACGGCAGGAGTCGTGACTCCGAGCGTGCCAACCGGACCGGATGATTACGGCTATTACGCCTATGAAGACATTGACGTGGGTTATGCTGCAACGCCGACCTATTCCTGGACAGAGCTTGATCCTGAGTTCGGCGGAAGCGGTGGCACACCGCATCTTGTGCGCGATGATACGCACGTCGGAATTCTCTTGCCCCAGCCTTTCACGTATTACGGCGAGAGCTATGACTCTCTTTACATCTGCTCGAACGGCTGGGTTTCGTTCGGATTGGCCACACTGCCGGAATTCCGGAACTGGGAGATTCCCTCTCCCATCGGGCCGCCGTCGATGGTGTGTGTGTTCTTTGACGACTTGATCGCGAACGGCGACTCGATTCATCCGAACGACAACATGCAGCACGAGGTATTCACAAATTGGAACGGCAGCAATCGCTTCATCATCGAGTGGCGCGCATTGAACCGCGCCGGCCTTGTGAGCGGTGTCCCCAATCGTGATTTCTGCACATTCCAGTGTGTGCTCGAATATAACGCGTCGGGTGACGGCTCGCTTTTGTTCCTGTACAATCAGATTGCCAACACCGATGCAACGAACAACTACGCTTCCGTCGGCATTCAGGATGAGCGGCATTTGCGCGGGTTGGGATTGACCTTTGCGAATACGTACATTCCGTCCGTCGCGCCGCTTGCCGCAGGCCGGGCAATCAGGTTCACGACGACCCCGCCGGATGCATATCTTGACGCGGATGATCCGCGTGATGATGTCGTTCCGACACAATTTGCGATGCACGCCGCCTATCCGAATCCGTTTAACCCGGCAACGGAGCTGCGCTTCGACCTGGCACAGAATGCCATGACGACCCTGAAGGTTTATGACACATTGGGACGGGAAGTCGCGACGCTTGTTGACGGGAATATGACCGCAGGCGCACATTCGGTGCGTTTTGATGCCGCAGGATTGGCATCCGGTCTGTATTTCGCACGGCTGGTGTCGGGAGCGAATACAGCGGTTCAGAAGATCGTGCTGATGAAGTAA
- a CDS encoding choice-of-anchor D domain-containing protein, which yields MYHVLCFCLLASLSTFLTTASADPACIAILLEPDGNHRPVQHPLDDPQPDTVRYDNGTPSLLIPSPNHWVRVRFTSPAEFELRSIYYLGNNPLGRTDPCSVFVYSSDAGELGDVLSSFPLPGPVVQFPAWGDVNLPQPVSFDFGEEFFVVMGPIAGGLQAQGIHVLLDNSPTDSRSMAALNGGREGQYAARDGDLMVRAGGESAPFIDLAGESCFNEVISTGNPAFFVSAGEEILFKSRIRNRGNAVSTPFTLSWIVRNAGGQTIFQDIRDVPGLAAGALQFYEAEQLFTPTQSGYLLVGCSATGQNDVRNENDTTWLRMSVGELNQWYRYDDNEEPDSYIGNSPGLRIGVSYRPVSYTASIDSLRVAAGLGTGDGSIRIYLNNDNGEPTETILWSQTRTLTEGWNTIPVNPPVLIYEGQSFTVAHVAVTAGFARDEDAPLASENTDMGEIAWTGTNSWQSTISGNYCMQAYLSPSTVLPPWPLLQVSADTLLFGQVEVSGGENTIELTITNTGAQDTLVVSNIVVSPAGIRAAYSVNPVSVRIASGESQAIAIRFDPSAVRAYNGLLTITNNSHNEPSAVVIIRGEGVQSSPAGNAPEISHSFALSEAYPNPFNPATHLQFSVPVAGQVSLDVFDTAGRRVATLVNGYRAAGVHRAEFDASGLASGLYFARLTQGGYHAARKLVLLK from the coding sequence ATGTACCACGTGCTCTGTTTTTGCCTGCTGGCAAGCCTGTCCACATTCCTTACCACCGCATCCGCAGATCCCGCCTGCATTGCAATCCTGCTTGAACCGGACGGCAACCACCGTCCCGTGCAACACCCCCTTGATGACCCACAGCCCGACACGGTCCGCTATGACAACGGTACACCGTCTCTACTGATTCCATCTCCAAATCACTGGGTTCGAGTTCGGTTTACGTCGCCTGCGGAATTCGAGCTGCGCAGCATCTATTACCTCGGCAACAATCCGCTTGGTAGAACCGACCCTTGCTCAGTCTTTGTCTATTCAAGTGATGCGGGCGAGCTGGGCGATGTCTTAAGCAGTTTCCCCTTGCCGGGACCTGTTGTGCAATTCCCGGCTTGGGGCGATGTCAATCTGCCGCAGCCTGTTTCCTTCGATTTTGGTGAAGAGTTTTTCGTTGTGATGGGCCCAATTGCCGGAGGCCTTCAGGCACAGGGGATCCACGTATTGCTGGATAACTCGCCTACGGACAGCCGCAGTATGGCTGCACTGAACGGCGGCAGGGAAGGGCAATATGCCGCTCGTGACGGCGACTTGATGGTTCGTGCCGGTGGAGAAAGTGCGCCGTTCATCGACCTCGCCGGTGAATCCTGCTTCAATGAAGTGATTTCAACCGGCAATCCTGCTTTCTTCGTTTCCGCTGGCGAGGAAATACTCTTCAAATCACGCATCAGAAACCGCGGAAATGCTGTGTCCACCCCGTTCACGTTATCCTGGATTGTCCGCAACGCGGGTGGGCAGACGATTTTTCAGGACATTCGCGATGTACCGGGCCTTGCAGCGGGAGCATTGCAGTTCTACGAAGCCGAACAGTTATTTACGCCGACTCAGAGTGGCTATCTTCTTGTTGGATGCTCGGCAACTGGACAGAATGATGTGCGCAACGAGAATGACACGACATGGCTGCGTATGTCCGTCGGAGAACTGAACCAATGGTATCGCTACGACGACAACGAGGAACCGGACAGCTATATCGGCAATTCACCCGGTCTGAGAATCGGAGTCTCCTATCGCCCGGTCAGTTACACGGCTTCGATAGATTCCCTTCGAGTCGCGGCCGGACTGGGAACAGGAGACGGCAGCATCAGAATCTATCTCAACAATGACAACGGCGAACCGACAGAAACCATTCTCTGGTCTCAAACACGCACGTTGACCGAAGGTTGGAACACGATTCCGGTGAACCCGCCTGTGTTAATCTACGAAGGACAGTCATTCACGGTCGCACATGTTGCGGTCACAGCCGGTTTCGCGCGTGACGAGGATGCGCCGCTTGCATCGGAAAACACGGACATGGGTGAAATCGCATGGACCGGAACCAATAGCTGGCAGTCCACGATTTCAGGCAACTACTGCATGCAAGCCTATTTGAGTCCTTCAACTGTCCTGCCTCCGTGGCCGCTGTTGCAAGTCTCCGCCGATACGCTTCTATTCGGTCAAGTCGAAGTATCCGGCGGCGAAAACACGATTGAACTGACTATCACAAACACGGGTGCGCAGGATACGCTCGTAGTTTCAAACATCGTCGTTTCGCCTGCCGGAATTCGCGCCGCATATTCCGTCAATCCCGTCAGCGTCCGCATAGCTTCCGGAGAGTCGCAGGCAATCGCAATCCGTTTCGACCCATCCGCTGTGCGCGCGTACAACGGACTCCTGACCATCACCAATAACTCGCACAATGAACCGTCTGCTGTGGTTATTATTCGGGGTGAAGGTGTCCAGAGTTCTCCCGCCGGGAACGCGCCGGAGATTTCACATTCTTTTGCCCTCTCCGAAGCATACCCGAATCCCTTTAATCCCGCAACACATCTGCAATTTTCGGTTCCTGTCGCGGGACAGGTATCGCTTGATGTTTTCGATACTGCAGGCCGGCGTGTTGCCACACTCGTCAATGGTTATCGTGCTGCAGGCGTCCACCGGGCTGAGTTTGACGCGTCCGGATTGGCGAGCGGACTCTATTTTGCCCGTTTGACTCAAGGCGGTTACCACGCTGCTCGCAAACTCGTTTTGCTGAAATAG
- a CDS encoding mechanosensitive ion channel family protein has protein sequence MDKKETTILEQLQSITTEQWLMALAALAAGWILKKIAIIVIKRLMKLAEKSESDFDDILLHAVRKPIGWMCFLLGLWAALTVLPLPTEPVDLDRFAFAFMKSATIFIGFWLVVRLVSGFIKSAEDKTRESNPQLAGVLPLGRKTLVVVMWILATLIALQNLGYSVASLLAGIGIGGAALAFAAKDTLANFFGSLVIFVDKPFAIGDWVKVGAIEGTVEEVSLRVTRVRTFERSLITIPNQDLTTKPIENFTRMEKRRVRFEIGVTYDTPVEKIESGIARIRELIAADSEFHTEGTAVYFTKFESSSLIILVQCFTVSTEYAMYMQARHRLLIAIKREFEALGINFAYPTQTMIIASAPSQGSHEFPSTN, from the coding sequence ATGGACAAGAAAGAAACGACAATACTTGAGCAGCTTCAGAGCATCACCACCGAACAGTGGCTGATGGCGCTTGCGGCGCTTGCCGCGGGCTGGATTCTGAAGAAGATTGCCATCATAGTCATTAAGCGATTGATGAAACTCGCAGAGAAATCCGAGAGCGATTTTGACGACATTCTCCTGCATGCTGTTCGCAAGCCGATCGGCTGGATGTGTTTCCTGCTCGGACTCTGGGCGGCGCTGACGGTACTGCCGCTTCCGACCGAACCGGTAGATCTGGATCGCTTTGCGTTCGCGTTCATGAAATCCGCGACCATTTTCATCGGGTTCTGGCTGGTGGTCAGGCTGGTCAGCGGATTCATCAAGTCGGCGGAAGACAAGACCCGCGAAAGCAATCCGCAGCTTGCCGGAGTTCTGCCGCTCGGCCGCAAGACACTTGTGGTGGTCATGTGGATTCTCGCCACCTTGATTGCGCTTCAGAATCTAGGGTACTCAGTGGCGTCACTTCTGGCGGGTATCGGCATTGGCGGCGCGGCGCTGGCCTTTGCCGCGAAAGATACTCTGGCGAATTTCTTCGGGAGCCTCGTTATCTTCGTGGACAAGCCCTTCGCCATTGGCGACTGGGTCAAAGTCGGGGCAATCGAAGGGACCGTTGAGGAAGTGAGCCTGCGCGTCACTCGAGTACGCACTTTCGAGCGCAGCCTGATTACGATTCCCAATCAGGACTTGACCACGAAGCCGATCGAAAACTTCACTCGCATGGAGAAACGACGGGTGCGGTTCGAAATCGGCGTGACCTATGACACCCCCGTCGAGAAAATCGAAAGCGGAATCGCCCGTATTCGCGAATTGATTGCCGCAGACAGCGAGTTTCACACGGAAGGCACGGCGGTTTACTTCACGAAGTTTGAGTCGTCCAGTTTGATTATCCTTGTGCAGTGTTTCACAGTGTCCACTGAATATGCGATGTATATGCAGGCCCGCCATCGGCTGCTCATCGCGATTAAGCGTGAATTTGAAGCGCTCGGCATCAATTTCGCCTACCCGACGCAGACCATGATCATTGCCTCTGCCCCTAGTCAAGGCTCACACGAGTTCCCGTCCACAAACTGA